One Peromyscus leucopus breed LL Stock chromosome 4, UCI_PerLeu_2.1, whole genome shotgun sequence genomic region harbors:
- the LOC114688128 gene encoding periphilin-1-like — protein sequence MRNGFRRKRFYSSHYSRQLSPHKRGTPFLRESRVGGKDSLHSRFGSSLSSRSRMRSFHQSRRRCKERAIQFLKTSRDTVPSSSSSKVLKSPSQLTEKEQADAASKRANENPKQSEENNLAEISEFETGSKAPLCINQTEEPESNTTAGPELCEDSQLSIRSKAIASKITEIEKVYRQVCETFGMVVERLVEKDRSLEKSIQFAMKQSLHEIGEQHVEELKHFIMEYDNSTPDFGDPF from the coding sequence ATGAGAAACGGCTTTAGAAGAAAACGTTTCTATTCTTCCCATTATTCAAGACAACTCTCTCCCCATAAACGGGGCACTCCTTTTTTGAGAGAATCACGTGTGGGCGGGAAGGACTCCCTACACAGCAGATTTGGATCCAGTCTCAGCAGTAGAAGCAGGATGCGCTCCTTCCATCAGTCTCGACGTAGATGTAAAGAGAGAGCCATCCAGTTTTTGAAAACATCAAGAGATACTGTGCCCTCAAGTTCTTCATCCAAGGTGTTAAAAAGCCCCAGCCAGCTGACTGAGAAGGAACAGGCTGATGCTGCAAGCAAGAGGGCTAATGAAAATCCCAAGCAGTCAGAAGAAAACAACTTGGCTGAAATTTCCGAGTTTGAGACGGGATCCAAGGCACCATTATGTATCAACCAGACAGAAGAACCCGAGTCAAACACAACAGCTGGCCCAGAATTGTGTGAAGACAGCCAGCTTAGCATTCGCTCAAAAGCGATTGCATCAAAAATCACTGAGATTGAGAAGGTTTACCGACAAGTCTGTGAAACTTTCGGGATGGTGGTGGAAAGGCTGGTTGAAAAGGATCGTTCGTTAGAAAAATCTATACAGTTTGCAATGAAGCAGAGTTTGCATGAAATAGGTGAGCAACATGTTGAAGAACTCAAGCATTTCATTATGGAGTATGACAATTCTACTCCAGATTTTGGAGACCCTTTTTAG